A genomic window from Silene latifolia isolate original U9 population chromosome 11, ASM4854445v1, whole genome shotgun sequence includes:
- the LOC141613406 gene encoding uncharacterized protein LOC141613406 encodes MVWNFQGSASRAKIFALKDIIQTYKPTVFALIETHMGGDHAEKVKRIVGYDSHARVDAIGFRGGIWLYWKSALVRITPITSHPQYITMEISRVNETPWLFTAVYASPDPNNRRELWANLEDFARRNDIPWMLAGDFNETRSLTERHGGDSNMARRCDLFNTWIENCALVELEFSGPSHTWARGNSPETRQSARLDRALCNSE; translated from the coding sequence ATGGTATGGAATTTTCAAGGCTCGGCTAGTAGAGCTAAAATTTTTGCTTTAAAAGATATCATTCAAACCTACAAACCCACTGTATTTGCTCTCATAGAAACTCACATGGGAGGGGATCATGCGGAAAAGGTTAAACGTATCGTTGGATATGATAGTCATGCCCGTGTAGATGCAATAGGGTTTCGTGGCGGGATTTGGTTATACTGGAAGTCTGCTTTAGTTCGAATTACACCAATTACATCTCATCCTCAGTATATTACTATGGAAATCTCGAGAGTTAATGAGACACCATGGTTATTCACTGCTGTCTATGCGAGCCCTGACccgaataatagaagagaactttgGGCGAATTTGGAAGATTTTGCACGAAGAAACGATATCCCTTGGATGCTAGCTGGCGATTTTAACGAAACTCGAAGTTTAACGGAAAGACACGGGGGAGATAGTAATATGGCTAGGCGTTGCGATCTCTTCAATACTTGGATCGAAAACTGCGCTCTTGTCGAATTGGAGTTCTCAGGTCCGTCTCATACCTGGGCTAGGGGCAATTCACCAGAAACAAGACAGAGTGCCCGGTTAGATAGAGCGTTGTGCAATAGCGAGTGA